The sequence tttagatatatttttgtgtcaattttttttatctttgtattcAAACAAATCCCAACTAAATACTCTACAGtctttacaaccaaacacaatcattttcttatttgataatattaatttcaaatttcctaaaatctatctatctaatttaaagcaatatgttagattaaaatagaattatcctttcacttttatttaattatttgaattactatttaatacataaaaatttagatttttttcagcatatgatgggatttgaatttttataaacggatatattttaaaaattgttttaggatttttgtaaccaaactaGTATATTCcaatttagattattttatatttgagttattttaatatataatgaatatttacaattaaaaagttaaaatatcaaGCGATGGAGTTATATTGTGCGAAGGATTTGGatcaatatgaatataaatttaattatcattaatttggtgctacacagataatttattatttctatattttgctaacattatcaatatttatcaatattagaatattaaatatattaaattgagtaatttatgataatgtagagaacaaattattttgcGGTAAACTgcgggttaaatcctataattaacagtcaaatacaattatacaatcttacactaaacaaaactaacacataaatataacttaaaatttgatCTATCTTCAATTTAGTGTaatcctcttttttttcaatttattgtaATCCTCAACTAACACATAAAAGACAGATTTTGGGGCTTTTCAATTTAGTATAATCCTCCTTTTTTTCAAAACGTCCGGTTATAATTCAAGAAACAAACTTGATTGCACTAATCGGACCATGCTTTAAATCCTTAATTAATGACATCCAAAGTAATTCTTAATTAATAACATCCTAAATAATTCTTAATTAATCGGAGTAGTTAATTATAGGgaaattgtcataaataccactaaaataggtcTTTGTtgcaaaaatatcacaatttagtttttttcccaaaaataccactaaaatatatttttttccaaaaataccacataattgaactaaagttttaatactaaaaactaattcctaaattctaaatactaaaccctacccctaaaaactataccctaaaactaaatgtatcaacccaaaccaaaaaaaaaaaaaatctacattcttaaaaatatttttttttgtgtttgtggtaattttggaaaaaaaaacttttgtgatatgtttggaaaaaaaaaaactaaaatgtggtatttttggaaaaaaccatttttagtggtatttaaaggaatttctcttaattatagatatatattccaaaataaacgtatacaaaaatatatctacCGAAAATCAGGcatttaatcaaacaaaatgttTAATCGGAAATTTTTATCCTTAAATTATCTCTACTTCAATGCTAATTTCCTCAAAAAATTAACAgcttttaacattattttaaaataatagaaacaataatattatcTCCAATCAATTCAACCCAaacaattatttgtttgatttcgATACTCTTTCACTACCATCGAATTGGTCGGGGTTTTTTCGATTTCGTTTCTCCCATTGATAAGAACACTAAATTGAAAACCCCCAAAATCtgtcttttaaaactttaattgtgttgtggacaaaagaaaaaaaaacttaatctgTGTGATAAGAGTTGAGAAGAAACTCGGGTTGGTTTTTTATAGAGGGTCTGGTACTCTTGTTAGTTTAATTAGAGAATCAAGTTGGTTAGGGTCTGAtcgatttaattgtttttgtttttgttttggttttgtttcaatatattttaattacaatataaagGCTCATTATCAAAATCTATTAACAATGGATGAAATGAGGTTTactacataattttaaattatgtgtaTGTCACTGTGCATTATTTCAATAGTTAGTATATGttctttaaataatttagtattggttatgaataaaaagaataaaatatgttttattatttttggagtATATTTTTGGTGTATTCCTAATTGTCGGGTcggttttaataaaaaaaatccgaTATGCATTAATCGGATCttcatttattattatcttaGTCAAAATCGAAAACTTTCCTATTATTCGATAATAAATATTcgttttaaataaaatctattagtattaaatagaaattttctatatttattatagttaaaaatagaagaactaatttattgatttgaaattataataacatattagaatttataataaaatcttctATTTAATTTCTTCAGAATGCATGgaattattgatttataaaacaaacaaaaaaaacaaaagaaatagagTGTAGTATACCACGAGATGAATCCTAATTCAATTCAGAGACATTATCCTAGCGACATGTGAGCTACATTCAATGCTGTTAACAGTGAGTCAATTCATTGCTCGCTCGTTGGTTACACAGAACAAATAAATGTGTCCCCGTTAAGATAACTATACCATATTGTGGTATATTCTGAATTATTGCCTCAGGAAGATAATTGATTGCACTATATGGGTAGACCAAACGGTCCAAATCGAAGTCATCATGAGAGTTGATAGATAGATATCCACAGAGGGGATGTGGTGGGTGGTGAGTAAGATGCGTGGCTCAAATAATTGTGGTATAAATGTCACAATCTATTTCCAGTATAATACATTAAAAACCtgattttcttatcttttttttttttttttcgtttgatgGAATCCAATTACATAGATGTTTAAGGATATGAAAATTTCAGTGttacttttaccaaaaaaaaaaacaaaaaaatgtggtGTTATATTCTTGAATCTTCCATAACTTTGAGTAACATGTCACGAAATACTGAATGTATGTCGTATTGCTGAATAGTCTGCACTAGTTCGAGTAAATATATACAACTTCATGACTCATGAGATAAagtctttttttgggtttaatctGGTtgattgaaatttaataaaatttgtgttGAAATCTAATTGAAGTTAATTAATTAGCTTGATCATTGTGTTTCAGttcattttagttttaattcGATTTTGGTTATACTTGGCCCCCAAAGACTTGTAGTCTTGTTTGCTTTTCATaaccattttctaatttttggaaTATACTGTGGTAAATGGACCTTTACAcgtaaaattaaaacaaagaagtgtAATTTATTGGAGCTAGGATCACCATGAAAGAGTACCAGTAAAAATATctacattaaaaagaaaactgaaatgaCGCTGaaaagtgttttttcttttctcatttttttttcaagtgttGTTGTGAGATTCATAGGTTTAAGATGAACGTCaattaaaacagaaataaaaaaatgataagtaTCAGATtagcaattatatatattactacGATATAACACACAAGTTCGTCAACATCAAGTCATCAAGCATGCATGCACAGCACATGAGATACAGAAGCcataacaaaaagaatatttccTTTGCATCCCATATTGTCATAACTCGTCACTAGAAGGAATGACATATCGTTTTGATGATGAGTACAGAGCTACATATCATTAATTGTTGGCTCCACTATAGTAATGACTAATGGGCAAAGAGTAACATTTAAGTTCCTTAATTACACGTTATATATCTTAGACTAGAATTTCACAAATTTGGGACTATTAAGACTCAATATTCCGAGTTCGAATAAAATTACGAATGTAACGAAGAAgtatgaatttatatttttatatttttcttatcaaCGACACAAGTTTGAAACGGTTTTATTTGATGGAGTTTAAGCAAAATGAATAATGAAGATGATATCAAATCACCACAAATTTTTGTCATATTCCACAAAGAACTGAAGAAGTCAGTTAACAGTTAACATTGATTTCAAATGCTTCAATATCAAAAAAGTGAAAAACGTTACCAGTTTGTGTACACTCATCCAATGAATTTAGCATGGAATAGCAAGAATCACTAAATTTAAGTATaagtattaccaaaaaaaaaaatgtgttcaTCTTAGTGCGTGCTATTAGAATTCTCAAACATGTTTGCtccaacaaaaataacaaattatcaCTTTGGAGTCTTGGTTAGCCTTTATAGtatataatatcattttttcaaaTGTCTAGAAATAAAAGTAGGATACCAACAAGATCCACATCCATCCCACCAATAACtttaaaacatgtttgaatATTGTCAAAAGCTAAGGAAACTTTCAAAAACATAATTGGTACGTTGCGCTCAACAAAAACGAGTGGAGTAGCCAGATATGTATTTCCTAAAgtctatttaaaaatatatgtaaaagttTCAGATAGAAAACTACCTTTATACGTATATATTGGTTAATCAAAGTACATATTCCTATTAGGTTAATCAACAAGTATATGTTGTATAAATTAACTATTCGTTTTTTCTAAAGTTGATAAGGAAATTTACagctaatgattttttttttttaagctaaTGAAAGGTTATTGAATAGTTTACGCTTTGCAAAATTTTAAAGCATTATATTATATCTTGCCATCAAAAAgttctatattaatatttaaaataaaacgatcaaaaatcagaaaaaaatctCATTGCATAATACTACCATTCATGGATTTAAAGCTAAAATGAAAACTAAATATGTTCTAATATCATAATGAgctaaaattgtttttaatgtcgcttacaaaaaatttcaaccTAGTCTAACATATTTGCATAAGTGAATGCAAACAACgaagacaaaataaattatgtatgtttttgttgaCTTAGATTTTATCACGTTTACAATCATTTTCAAATGGATTATTACTAGTGACTGAATAAAAAAAGGTCACACATTCAACGTTAAATATGTGCATTTCAAAAGTTTCAACATGTTAGataagttgtttttgttttcagtctaaattaatagaaattgcaattaatataatattttctttttaagatttgAAAATCATCCTAGATAAAAATCACTTTTAGAaccaaatatatgtttagaCGCTAATATATTTAGCAGAACATTTTCATTGGTAACAATTTatagtttctatatatttgattggtaacaattttaaatcatataaataaatttcagTTTTGACAATATTGTATAAAATCTTCattatctcaattttttttaaaagttcttaatAAAAGGATTTGCGAGATTGAtcggtttaaaattttaaataacttcAAGATTTTCCCAATCTTTTGAAGGTGCACAAAGCCTACACATGTTTCCAAATAAGAAAACCTATCTACAATTAAAtcacatatatttattatccTAGGGTTAAAAATACTCTCAATAATTTGTTTGGTATGTTCTCCAACAAAACATTATTGTTTATTAGAAGTAAACTCCCAACTTTGTAACATCATGTCAAATCCAACAATATTCTTTTTCCCAAATAAATCAAAGtagtaatataaataaaaacaaattaatataaataaatcaatatttGAATTAGAAAGGGTAAAACATTTTCGATCCTTAATGTTGATTTGGAGACACTATGTGGGGAATTTAGTGGTATCAATGAATTATGATCGAACCCAAAGATGAAAACGAAAAGGAaccttatatattattatttttaaatgcaATGGAACCTTTCacttcaaaaagaaacaaatttaaataaatagatgacataggttttttaaaaaaaagatataacagttttttatagatattttctaaTCTAAAAAAACTGTATAACTAATTGAGTGATTTGTCAAAGATGGtcaatcatatattcatatatgtatgtaatagTTTAAAGgtgattaattaaaatgaaaataatatccAGACacattagttttaaataaattttgtctAATTCTTAAAATGCTCAAATCAGATTAGTCTGCTTCTCTGCACTGAAATCTAGCTGTACTTACAAAAGGCACAGGCGGATGAAGCAAGTGCTTACGGCCGTTAACTATATAGGCACAAAATCAgtctttatttttgaataattagtGTATCCCAGTGGTTAAACTGTGTAATGTAGGTAAGTTACAAGTCCTGACTTCAAACCCAGCACAAACTACTTTACTTTTTTGGGTTACACcttcaaattaattaacatttagACCCCAAAGAGTTTCTCATATTTAATAAATCTCCACATTACACAAAGAACTGAAAAAGTCAgctaaatatttaacatttgtttCTAAATATGACCCCGTACTTTTTTATAACTATCTTTTTCATACCCACCcttcataaaacataaattttcaaaaaggaAGGATGAGATTCATAAAACAGTAACGTTGTCGATTCCGATAACTTATATTTTACAGATAAACTGTTAAATAGCTGACGATTCCGGCGAGTTTTCCGTTCATCCATatcctcaaaactccagccggAGAAGTCGCCGGAGATTTTGAGACGCCGAGTCATCCACTGAAAGAACCTGGTTTAATTTCTCATTCCTCCTAGAGAACGACGGAAAAGGTAACGAGCTCGGCGCTGgagacaaaacaaacatagatgATCCGGCGTAAATATCGTCGGCAGAGACCTCCGGTGAACTCTTCCGTACCTTGATGTTTGAAAATGAATCAAAAGACTCTCCTCTTCTCCTAGCAAAGTTCTTGGCCGTCGTTCTAAACTCATCGGAGCCAAATCGTCTCCTTTGGTCAGGTCGGAGAGGTGGTTTCCGGTGAAAATGATTCCTCCGAGGATTAAATATTGTTGCCGGAGGATCTCTCATCCGGTCaaccaaaatattttgaggCCGGATAACTTCAGTTCCCATCGTCAAACAATTTGAAACAAAagtctatttaaaaaaaaccctaaaaagaagaagacaaaatggGTTGAAGGTGTTTCCTTggatgcaaagaaaaaaaagaagaaaaaggttatGGTGGGAACTgggaaagagaaggaagaagaaaagggttttaaaaaaatggtcCTTTTCTTCGGTTCCTGctcaggtttttttttgggggtaatGAAGTTAAAATCTACGGATCTCTTTAATTTGTGAGTTCTTGCAACTCTAATGGAATAAATAGAAGAAGGGACAGATTGGCAAAGATGGCTTCTCTGTTTAACGTTGGTTTCCTCGTAACGACGCATCTCTAGCCTAGACGTATCATTCTATTTTCATATTGTtgtttaatttagtttgttttgtttgtccgttttttgtttcttttttttttaaaaaattggccTAAAATATAATTGCGCTCAACTAAGATT comes from Camelina sativa cultivar DH55 chromosome 19, Cs, whole genome shotgun sequence and encodes:
- the LOC104766054 gene encoding uncharacterized protein LOC104766054, whose amino-acid sequence is MGTEVIRPQNILVDRMRDPPATIFNPRRNHFHRKPPLRPDQRRRFGSDEFRTTAKNFARRRGESFDSFSNIKVRKSSPEVSADDIYAGSSMFVLSPAPSSLPFPSFSRRNEKLNQVLSVDDSASQNLRRLLRLEF